One Candidatus Neomarinimicrobiota bacterium genomic window carries:
- a CDS encoding cation:proton antiporter encodes MENLPTLVLGLSLILGLAALMLPIARRLNIPYTVLLAVVGFILGLIEVVVDPVGVGGILGDFLYSLKNFKITSDAVMFVFLPALIFNSSLSIDAHRLLDDLGPILLLAIAGLLISTVFIGYSIWIVSGMSVLVCLLLGAIVSATDPVAVVSIFEDLHVPKRLAILVEGESLFNDATAIVLFSILSLMVMGNSDFTLKEGIFLFLKVFLGGVIVGYLIATITGALFKRMKKVPIVKITLTISLAYLSFIIAEHYLHVSGVMATLTSALVIGSVGRSTLKPSTWKDLVETWEHIGFWANSLIFILVGVIAPQIIFNIGMTELKILAILTIAALLSRAFIIFGLLPVLSIGNMITRVSTAFKTVMFWGGLRGAVSLALALAVMENSSISHEVRQFIGILVTGFVFITLMINATTIGWVVRFFRLDKLSLTDRIIRDRATALSLSEVFVKIETATTELQADPKISDALIRSYKERVSEMKTSVEQITEITEEEWLVIGLLDISIQERENYLKLFGDRLIDSNIIRQLLSRNDNLLDGIRSNGVIGYTNTWQENLRFDWRYGLAMRLHRSFGYTGYLSQLLSERFEILMADSTTINRLIKTSIAEVSKLLGPGIERNLEILLDERYTKSEKAQNMLKLQYPVHGAALEKNYLGRMALRLEESIFENMLDNSIIDREVFADLENELDLASKKLDKIPELDLGLTPVKLVSSVSFLSNLDPAHLQKIVGLLKTRLALPDELIIKKGMRGQAMYFISSGAVEVELDPEPVLLGTNDFFGEIALLLEIPRIANVRALGFCELLVLYVKDFQTLLESEPELRKTIKQVAEERLKRDSMV; translated from the coding sequence TTGGAAAATCTCCCAACATTGGTCTTAGGTCTTTCCCTTATTCTCGGACTTGCTGCTCTTATGCTGCCGATAGCAAGGCGTCTTAATATACCCTATACCGTATTGCTGGCTGTTGTGGGTTTTATTCTTGGTCTTATTGAGGTCGTTGTCGATCCGGTAGGAGTCGGCGGAATTTTAGGTGACTTTCTCTACAGCCTTAAAAATTTCAAAATCACATCTGATGCAGTGATGTTCGTATTTCTCCCCGCTCTTATATTCAATTCGAGCCTATCTATCGATGCGCACAGGCTTTTGGATGATTTAGGTCCGATATTACTTCTTGCGATAGCCGGACTGCTCATATCCACTGTTTTTATCGGATACAGCATCTGGATTGTTTCAGGTATGAGCGTGCTTGTCTGCCTTCTTTTAGGAGCCATAGTGTCCGCTACCGATCCTGTGGCTGTAGTATCGATATTCGAAGATTTACACGTCCCGAAACGTCTCGCAATATTAGTCGAGGGTGAAAGTCTTTTCAACGATGCCACGGCTATCGTTTTATTCTCAATACTCAGCCTGATGGTAATGGGAAATAGCGACTTCACTCTGAAGGAAGGAATATTTCTGTTCCTTAAAGTATTTCTCGGTGGAGTGATCGTCGGATATTTGATAGCCACGATCACGGGAGCTCTGTTTAAAAGAATGAAAAAAGTGCCGATTGTTAAAATCACGCTGACGATCTCCCTGGCTTATCTTTCTTTTATTATCGCCGAGCATTATCTCCATGTCTCGGGTGTAATGGCGACGTTGACTTCAGCATTGGTAATAGGCTCCGTGGGAAGGTCGACTCTCAAGCCTTCCACCTGGAAAGATCTGGTTGAGACTTGGGAACATATAGGATTTTGGGCTAATTCTCTGATCTTTATTCTTGTCGGAGTGATCGCGCCTCAAATTATCTTTAATATTGGAATGACCGAATTAAAGATATTAGCGATTCTCACAATCGCAGCTCTACTTTCGCGCGCGTTTATCATCTTCGGGTTGCTGCCTGTGCTATCGATCGGGAACATGATAACCAGGGTGAGTACTGCATTCAAAACTGTCATGTTTTGGGGAGGTTTGCGCGGCGCAGTTTCGCTTGCTCTCGCTCTCGCTGTGATGGAGAACTCCTCCATCTCGCATGAAGTAAGGCAATTTATCGGCATACTTGTCACCGGGTTCGTTTTTATTACGCTCATGATAAATGCGACCACTATCGGTTGGGTGGTTAGATTTTTCCGATTGGACAAGCTCTCTCTAACCGACCGAATCATCAGGGACCGCGCCACCGCACTCTCTCTGAGTGAGGTATTCGTAAAGATCGAGACTGCCACAACAGAATTACAGGCGGACCCGAAGATATCGGATGCATTGATCCGAAGTTACAAAGAGCGCGTGAGTGAGATGAAGACATCTGTGGAACAAATAACTGAAATCACCGAGGAAGAATGGCTTGTTATCGGCTTGCTTGACATATCGATTCAGGAAAGAGAAAACTACCTTAAACTTTTCGGTGACAGATTGATCGATTCAAATATTATCAGGCAGCTCCTCTCGAGGAACGATAATCTGCTTGACGGCATTCGATCCAACGGGGTAATAGGTTATACGAATACGTGGCAGGAAAACCTAAGATTCGACTGGCGTTACGGATTAGCAATGCGATTGCACAGAAGTTTCGGTTATACCGGCTACCTTTCGCAACTCCTTTCAGAACGGTTCGAAATTCTTATGGCGGATTCCACTACCATTAACCGACTCATCAAAACTTCTATTGCTGAGGTTTCAAAACTATTGGGACCGGGAATCGAAAGAAATCTGGAAATTTTGCTGGATGAACGTTATACGAAATCCGAGAAGGCTCAGAACATGCTCAAACTTCAGTATCCAGTACATGGAGCGGCTTTGGAAAAAAACTATTTGGGGCGGATGGCATTAAGACTGGAGGAATCGATCTTTGAAAATATGCTGGATAATTCAATAATTGACAGGGAAGTTTTTGCCGATTTGGAAAACGAATTAGATTTAGCGTCTAAAAAACTTGATAAAATCCCCGAGCTCGACTTGGGGTTAACGCCCGTTAAACTTGTATCGTCTGTTTCGTTCTTATCTAATCTTGATCCCGCCCATCTTCAGAAGATCGTCGGTCTATTGAAAACGAGATTAGCGCTGCCGGATGAACTAATAATTAAAAAGGGCATGCGAGGTCAGGCAATGTACTTTATTTCGAGCGGAGCGGTGGAGGTGGAGTTGGATCCCGAGCCGGTTCTTTTGGGCACCAACGATTTTTTTGGAGAGATTGCCCTATTACTGGAAATTCCGAGGATCGCTAACGTTCGTGCTTTAGGCTTTTGCGAACTTTTGGTTCTTTACGTGAAGGATTTCCAGACTCTGCTCGAATCAGAACCGGAACTGCGTAAGACAATCAAACAGGTAGCCGAGGAGCGTCTGAAAAGGGACAGTATGGTCTGA
- a CDS encoding alpha/beta hydrolase, which yields MKILHRLSLTSILLLYVVLAGCSDEAENVATSADGVPISFSVYGEGTPAIVFVHGWCWGQNNWNGQILEFSRQNKIITIDLAGFGKSGHGRTDWTMEAFGEDVVSVVEKLGLEQVVLVGFSMGDKVIVEAARIMPERIIGLVGVDNFKNIEQKLTDEQIDGFIAPFRVDFAGTLNAFLLSMILPNADSTEVLEKVSAEFGGCAAPPDIAVTVIENYIRHDMTESLKEIKAPIHCINSDLVPTDIEAAQRYVSSFKVEIMSGVGHLLIWEDTDTFNRLLGEIIKTFVTS from the coding sequence ATGAAAATTCTGCACCGATTATCGCTTACAAGTATTTTATTATTATATGTCGTCTTGGCTGGTTGTTCGGATGAAGCCGAAAATGTTGCTACTTCCGCTGACGGTGTACCCATAAGCTTCAGTGTATATGGAGAAGGGACACCGGCAATCGTTTTCGTTCATGGTTGGTGCTGGGGTCAGAATAATTGGAACGGACAAATCCTGGAATTCTCACGCCAGAATAAAATCATTACGATCGATCTTGCGGGTTTCGGAAAGTCCGGTCACGGTCGTACCGATTGGACTATGGAAGCTTTCGGAGAGGACGTCGTTTCGGTTGTTGAGAAGCTCGGTCTCGAACAGGTAGTGCTTGTAGGATTCTCAATGGGGGACAAAGTTATAGTCGAAGCTGCACGGATTATGCCGGAACGTATTATTGGATTGGTAGGGGTTGACAATTTCAAAAATATAGAACAGAAACTTACAGATGAACAGATAGACGGATTCATAGCCCCCTTCCGAGTCGATTTCGCTGGAACTTTAAATGCGTTCTTACTTTCCATGATCCTCCCGAATGCTGATTCTACTGAGGTCCTGGAAAAAGTGAGCGCTGAATTTGGCGGATGCGCTGCTCCACCTGATATTGCTGTGACCGTAATTGAAAATTATATAAGACACGATATGACAGAGTCGCTCAAAGAGATAAAAGCTCCTATTCACTGCATCAACTCTGATTTAGTTCCCACAGATATTGAGGCTGCTCAACGCTATGTTTCCTCCTTCAAGGTCGAAATAATGTCAGGAGTGGGTCATTTACTTATCTGGGAAGATACAGATACGTTCAATCGACTACTCGGTGAAATTATTAAGACGTTCGTAACGTCTTAA
- a CDS encoding T9SS type A sorting domain-containing protein, translating to MSDIAVTIGRTFESDPVVIFGINNNENLDLIKNFIAAFGITFPVLMDSDEMVIWDYNQFGGTSPFPLDYIIDQQMKVVYHNTEYNPRRMIEIINNLLGIVGVEEDISSSPLSFILSQNYPNPFNPVTTINYALPSTSKVLLIIYNLRGEEIARLVNGIQPAGLHQITWDASGVSSGIYFYRIHASPTSVRQAGDFIQTRKMMLLK from the coding sequence TTGTCGGACATAGCTGTAACGATAGGGCGGACGTTCGAATCGGATCCGGTAGTTATTTTCGGGATAAACAATAACGAAAATTTGGATCTGATAAAGAACTTTATTGCCGCCTTCGGAATAACTTTTCCCGTGTTGATGGATTCGGACGAGATGGTTATTTGGGATTATAATCAGTTTGGAGGTACTTCCCCGTTTCCACTCGATTATATTATCGACCAACAGATGAAAGTGGTGTATCACAACACCGAATATAACCCGAGGCGAATGATAGAAATTATCAACAATCTGCTTGGTATCGTCGGAGTGGAAGAAGACATCTCTTCTTCGCCGCTCTCCTTCATTCTCAGCCAGAACTACCCAAACCCGTTTAATCCCGTTACTACCATCAATTATGCGCTGCCAAGCACAAGCAAAGTTCTCCTGATTATATATAATTTGCGTGGGGAGGAAATAGCTCGACTCGTTAACGGGATTCAACCCGCAGGACTCCACCAGATAACGTGGGATGCAAGCGGCGTTTCTTCAGGTATTTATTTCTACAGAATTCACGCCAGCCCGACATCAGTCCGGCAGGCAGGCGACTTTATTCAGACGCGGAAGATGATGCTGCTCAAATAG